The following coding sequences are from one Pseudomonas mendocina window:
- a CDS encoding MacB family efflux pump subunit, protein MVAQATAPLIELRGIRRTYGGDNGAPAVDVLRGIDLTVQAGEFVAIVGTSGSGKSTLMNILGCLDRPSAGSYRFAGEDVAAFDADQLAWLRREAFGFVFQGYNLIATETARENVEVPAVYAGMPAEQRHERACALLQRLGLDERLEHRPSQLSGGQQQRVSIARALMNGGRIILADEPTGALDSRSGKEVMALLHELADAGHTIILITHDRDVAAQARRVVEVRDGEVISDSGAAVPSNVLPAPDMRQAGRDSGASFFSELGDMLRGAMRVMLIHRFRTALTLLGIVIGVASVIVMLAVGEGARQKVVAEMGVMGANMMYIGSDVPRTGGPIGVLTLDDFAAIGELREVAEVMPILRDPALIRHGQEALQTEVLGVGDKLPQIHHWPVARGRFFSAAENREIAPVAVLGHEVYETVFPDGSDPLGKIILINSSPFEVIGVMSEKGSEAGGNYPDQQVLVPHSTGVVRVFPKLRDESYGAIQVRSSDLVMQAQSAIEELMQQRHGRTDFRVYNSAAKLQAEAKTRQSMTLMLGLIAAVSLLVGGIGVMNVMLMTVRERTREIGIRMATGARQRDIMRQFLTESVLVTLLGGSVGVASGLLFGALLILWDVPLVFSLSAMLLAFACSVGTGLVFGYLPAKTAARLDPVVALAAQ, encoded by the coding sequence GTGGTAGCTCAAGCAACAGCACCGCTGATCGAACTGCGGGGCATCCGTCGCACCTACGGTGGCGACAACGGCGCACCGGCAGTCGATGTCCTGCGCGGCATCGACCTGACAGTGCAAGCCGGTGAGTTCGTCGCCATCGTCGGTACCTCCGGCTCCGGCAAATCGACCCTGATGAACATCCTCGGCTGCCTGGATCGCCCCAGCGCCGGCAGCTATCGCTTCGCCGGCGAGGACGTCGCAGCCTTCGACGCCGACCAGTTGGCCTGGCTGCGCCGCGAGGCATTCGGCTTCGTCTTCCAGGGCTACAACCTGATCGCCACCGAGACGGCGCGCGAGAACGTCGAGGTGCCCGCCGTCTACGCCGGCATGCCGGCCGAACAACGCCATGAGCGTGCCTGTGCGCTGTTGCAGCGACTGGGCCTGGACGAGCGCCTGGAACACCGCCCCAGCCAGCTCTCCGGCGGTCAGCAACAGCGCGTGTCGATTGCCCGCGCGCTGATGAACGGCGGGCGCATCATCCTCGCCGACGAGCCGACCGGCGCGCTGGACAGCCGCAGCGGCAAGGAAGTCATGGCGCTGCTGCATGAACTGGCCGACGCCGGCCACACCATCATTCTCATTACCCACGACCGTGACGTCGCCGCCCAGGCGCGGCGCGTGGTCGAAGTGCGCGACGGTGAGGTGATCAGCGACAGCGGCGCAGCCGTGCCGAGCAATGTGCTGCCCGCTCCGGATATGCGCCAGGCCGGGCGCGACAGCGGCGCGTCGTTCTTCAGCGAACTGGGCGACATGCTGCGCGGCGCCATGCGCGTAATGCTCATCCATCGGTTCCGCACCGCGCTGACCCTGCTCGGCATCGTCATCGGCGTGGCCTCGGTGATCGTCATGCTCGCGGTCGGCGAAGGCGCGCGGCAGAAGGTGGTCGCCGAAATGGGCGTGATGGGTGCCAACATGATGTACATCGGCAGCGACGTGCCGCGTACCGGTGGCCCGATCGGCGTGCTGACCCTGGATGACTTCGCAGCCATCGGCGAACTGCGCGAAGTGGCCGAAGTGATGCCCATCCTGCGTGACCCGGCACTGATCCGCCATGGCCAGGAGGCGCTGCAGACCGAGGTGCTCGGCGTTGGCGACAAGCTGCCGCAGATCCACCACTGGCCGGTGGCGCGCGGGCGCTTCTTCAGCGCTGCGGAAAACCGCGAGATCGCCCCGGTCGCCGTGCTCGGCCACGAGGTCTACGAGACAGTGTTTCCCGATGGCAGCGACCCGCTGGGCAAGATCATCCTGATCAACAGCTCGCCCTTCGAAGTGATCGGGGTAATGAGCGAGAAAGGCAGTGAAGCCGGCGGAAACTACCCCGACCAGCAAGTGCTGGTGCCGCACAGCACTGGCGTGGTGCGGGTGTTCCCCAAGCTGCGTGATGAAAGTTACGGTGCGATCCAGGTGCGCAGCAGCGACCTGGTCATGCAGGCGCAAAGCGCCATCGAAGAGCTGATGCAGCAACGCCACGGCCGCACGGATTTTCGCGTGTACAACTCCGCCGCCAAGCTGCAGGCCGAAGCCAAGACGCGGCAGAGCATGACCCTGATGCTCGGCCTGATCGCCGCCGTGTCGCTGCTGGTCGGCGGCATCGGCGTGATGAACGTGATGCTGATGACCGTGCGCGAGCGTACCCGCGAGATCGGCATCCGCATGGCCACCGGCGCACGCCAGCGCGACATCATGCGCCAGTTCCTCACCGAGTCGGTGCTGGTCACCCTGCTCGGCGGCAGCGTCGGCGTGGCCAGCGGGCTGCTGTTCGGCGCCCTGCTGATCCTCTGGGACGTACCGCTGGTGTTCTCGCTGTCAGCCATGCTGCTGGCCTTCGCCTGCTCGGTGGGCACCGGCCTGGTGTTCGGCTACCTGCCGGCCAAGACCGCCGCGCGGCTCGACCCGGTGGTGGCCCTGGCCGCGCAATGA
- a CDS encoding efflux RND transporter periplasmic adaptor subunit, protein MVFSRFSPRRLVLLAAIVSILLTLTGWLHRSPTIAYETVPVSRGDVEATVVAIGTLQPRHSVEVGAQVSGQIMRLHVEPGDQVEKGQLLAEIDASLHEATVEADRAALDGLRAQLAEQQAQLDLAQQQHRRQQRLLADEATREEDVQIAVANLRSAQARLKQLRAQIAEAQARLRGNEAQLSYTRIYAPIAGSVLGVDVKQGQTLNATYQTPTVMRIADLSSMTGWTRVSEADIRRVKTGLPLYFTTLGGDERRWHSSVRQVLPAPPVPAGSQGESSSSASETEKVVQYTVLFEVDNDDGELMPQMTAQVVFVTASAKGVLTAPLDALQGKPGDYQVRVLAKGEQPELRSVKVGARDRQVAEITEGLVEGERLVTGEAPADDGMSRFQW, encoded by the coding sequence ATGGTGTTTTCCCGCTTTTCCCCGCGTCGCCTGGTTTTGCTGGCTGCAATCGTATCGATCCTGCTGACCCTGACCGGTTGGCTCCACCGTTCGCCGACCATCGCCTATGAAACCGTCCCCGTATCACGCGGCGACGTCGAGGCCACGGTGGTCGCCATCGGCACCCTGCAACCACGCCATTCGGTGGAGGTCGGCGCGCAGGTGTCCGGGCAGATCATGCGCCTGCATGTGGAGCCGGGCGATCAGGTGGAAAAGGGCCAACTGCTCGCCGAGATCGACGCCAGCCTGCATGAAGCCACGGTCGAGGCCGACCGCGCCGCCCTCGATGGTCTGCGCGCGCAACTGGCCGAGCAACAGGCACAGCTAGACCTGGCGCAGCAGCAACATCGTCGCCAACAGCGCCTGCTCGCCGACGAAGCCACCCGCGAGGAAGACGTGCAGATCGCCGTCGCCAACCTGCGCTCCGCCCAAGCCCGCCTGAAACAACTGCGCGCACAGATCGCCGAGGCCCAGGCGCGCCTGCGTGGCAACGAAGCACAGCTCAGCTACACGCGCATCTACGCGCCCATCGCCGGCTCGGTGCTGGGGGTCGACGTGAAACAGGGCCAGACCCTCAATGCCACCTACCAGACGCCTACGGTGATGCGCATCGCCGACCTGTCCAGCATGACCGGCTGGACGCGCGTTTCCGAAGCTGACATCCGCCGGGTCAAGACCGGCCTACCGCTGTACTTCACCACCCTCGGTGGCGATGAGCGGCGCTGGCACAGCAGCGTGCGCCAGGTGCTGCCGGCACCACCGGTGCCCGCCGGCAGCCAGGGCGAATCGAGCAGCAGCGCCAGCGAAACCGAGAAAGTGGTGCAGTACACCGTGCTGTTCGAGGTGGACAACGACGACGGCGAGCTGATGCCACAGATGACCGCCCAGGTGGTGTTCGTCACCGCCTCGGCCAAAGGCGTGCTCACCGCACCGCTGGACGCCCTGCAAGGCAAACCGGGCGACTATCAGGTACGCGTTCTGGCCAAGGGCGAGCAGCCCGAGCTGCGCTCGGTGAAGGTCGGCGCGCGGGATCGCCAGGTAGCGGAAATCACCGAGGGCCTGGTCGAGGGCGAACGCCTGGTGACCGGCGAAGCGCCGGCCGATGACGGCATGTCGAGGTTTCAGTGGTAG
- a CDS encoding HAD family hydrolase, which yields MHYSHILFDLDGTLTDPREGITRSVQYALSKLGIDEPDLTALEHFIGPPLLQCFMATYALDEATGWQAVNHYRERFRVTGLYENRVFEGVEALLEALVAQGRTLYIATSKPTVFAEEIARHFGFARYFKRIYGSELDGTRTNKVELLAHLLESEGLAPDSALMIGDRKHDLIGARSNGLHAAAVGYGFGSREELVGEAPAYHFDTLVQLHQAFSR from the coding sequence ATGCACTACAGCCATATCCTCTTCGATCTCGACGGCACCCTGACCGACCCGCGCGAGGGCATCACCCGTTCGGTGCAGTACGCACTGAGTAAGCTGGGTATCGACGAGCCGGATCTGACCGCGCTCGAGCACTTCATCGGCCCGCCACTGCTGCAGTGCTTCATGGCCACCTATGCGCTGGACGAGGCCACGGGTTGGCAGGCAGTCAACCACTACCGTGAGCGCTTCCGGGTGACCGGCTTGTACGAGAACCGCGTATTCGAAGGCGTGGAGGCGCTGCTCGAGGCGTTGGTGGCGCAGGGGCGCACGCTGTATATCGCCACCAGCAAGCCGACGGTGTTCGCCGAGGAAATTGCCCGCCACTTCGGTTTCGCCCGCTACTTCAAGCGCATCTACGGTAGCGAGCTGGACGGTACGCGCACCAACAAGGTTGAGTTGCTGGCGCATCTACTGGAGAGCGAAGGATTGGCACCGGACTCGGCGTTGATGATCGGTGATCGCAAGCACGATCTGATCGGCGCGCGCAGTAACGGCCTGCATGCGGCGGCGGTGGGTTATGGCTTCGGCAGTCGCGAGGAGCTGGTGGGCGAGGCGCCGGCCTATCACTTCGATACGCTGGTGCAGTTGCACCAGGCGTTCAGTCGCTAA
- a CDS encoding DUF1161 domain-containing protein codes for MQRLIPALALMMLAGGALAAPKPCEELKQEIEVKIQANNVPSYTLEIVPNAEVQDQSMVVGSCDGGTKKIIYQRNG; via the coding sequence ATGCAACGACTGATTCCCGCCCTGGCCCTGATGATGCTTGCAGGCGGCGCGCTGGCCGCGCCCAAGCCCTGCGAAGAACTCAAGCAGGAAATCGAAGTGAAGATTCAGGCCAACAACGTGCCCAGCTACACCCTGGAAATCGTGCCCAACGCCGAAGTACAGGATCAGAGCATGGTCGTCGGCAGCTGCGACGGTGGTACCAAGAAGATCATCTATCAGCGTAACGGCTGA
- a CDS encoding aminopeptidase, translated as MPNASFIDLPRRVAVPLLALLLGGCSTLDYYAHLGQGQWHLLQARQPIKRLLSDPATDPDLARRLSLSQQARDFASARLHLPDNRSYRLYADLGRPFVVWNVFATPEFSLDPELHCFPIAGCVAYRGYYQQGRARGAAALLHQQGLDTYIGGVEAYSTLGWFNDPLLNTMLRWSDERFIAVIFHELAHQQYYLPGDTAFNESFATFVEREGLRQWHAARGETPPASDDRQRQQFIELVLASRERLQQLYASNLPAESMRTAKQAEFERLRRDYRALRQREWGGKGRYDAWVESPLNNAKLLPFGLYDQWVQAFARLFEREGRDWPAFYAAVAALGRLPEANRRAELESLLQKD; from the coding sequence ATGCCCAACGCCTCCTTTATCGACCTGCCGCGCCGCGTCGCGGTTCCCCTGCTCGCACTGCTGCTGGGTGGCTGCTCGACCCTCGATTATTACGCTCATCTCGGCCAGGGTCAGTGGCACTTGCTACAAGCGCGCCAACCGATCAAACGCCTGCTGAGCGACCCTGCTACCGACCCCGACCTGGCCAGGCGCCTGAGCCTGTCACAGCAGGCCAGGGACTTCGCCAGCGCACGGCTGCACCTGCCGGACAACCGCAGCTATCGCCTGTACGCCGATCTGGGCCGACCCTTCGTGGTGTGGAACGTGTTCGCCACACCGGAGTTCTCCCTCGATCCCGAGCTGCACTGCTTCCCCATCGCTGGCTGTGTCGCCTATCGCGGCTACTACCAGCAAGGCCGCGCCCGTGGTGCCGCCGCACTGCTGCATCAGCAGGGACTGGACACCTATATCGGCGGCGTGGAGGCCTACTCCACCCTGGGCTGGTTCAACGACCCGCTGCTCAACACCATGCTGCGCTGGAGCGACGAGCGTTTCATCGCGGTGATCTTCCACGAACTCGCGCACCAGCAGTACTACCTGCCAGGTGACACCGCCTTCAACGAATCCTTCGCCACCTTCGTCGAACGCGAAGGGCTGCGCCAATGGCATGCCGCCCGTGGGGAAACGCCACCGGCCAGCGACGACCGTCAGCGTCAGCAGTTCATCGAACTGGTACTGGCCAGCCGTGAACGCCTGCAGCAGCTCTATGCCAGCAACCTACCGGCGGAGAGCATGCGCACCGCCAAGCAGGCCGAGTTCGAGCGCCTGCGCCGCGACTACCGCGCCCTGCGCCAACGCGAGTGGGGCGGCAAGGGCCGCTATGACGCCTGGGTCGAAAGCCCACTGAACAACGCCAAACTGCTGCCCTTCGGACTCTACGACCAATGGGTGCAGGCTTTCGCTCGGCTGTTCGAACGCGAAGGACGGGACTGGCCAGCCTTCTACGCTGCCGTGGCCGCGCTCGGTCGGCTGCCGGAGGCGAATCGTCGGGCTGAATTGGAAAGCCTGCTGCAAAAGGACTAG
- a CDS encoding OsmC family protein, with translation MKKTASAHWQGGIKDGKGTISTQSGALKDSPYGFNTRFEDKPGTNPEELIGAAHAGCFSMALSKELGEAGMTAESIDTQAQVTLDKVDGGFEISAVHLSLRAKIPGADRAAFEKAVETAKTGCPVSKVLNATITLEAVLDS, from the coding sequence ATGAAAAAGACAGCTTCGGCCCACTGGCAAGGCGGCATCAAGGACGGCAAGGGCACCATCTCGACCCAGAGCGGCGCCCTCAAGGACTCGCCCTACGGCTTCAATACCCGCTTCGAAGACAAGCCCGGCACCAACCCCGAAGAGCTGATCGGCGCCGCGCATGCGGGCTGCTTTTCCATGGCACTGTCCAAGGAACTGGGCGAAGCCGGGATGACCGCCGAGAGCATCGACACCCAGGCTCAGGTGACGCTGGACAAGGTCGATGGCGGCTTCGAGATCAGCGCCGTGCATCTGTCGCTGCGCGCGAAAATCCCCGGCGCAGACCGCGCCGCCTTCGAGAAGGCCGTGGAAACCGCCAAGACCGGCTGCCCGGTGTCCAAGGTACTCAACGCCACGATCACCCTGGAAGCCGTGCTCGACAGCTGA
- a CDS encoding LLM class flavin-dependent oxidoreductase gives MSRLASIKLSTLDLAPIRDDGDAAQALHNSLALAKHVERLGFERFWVAEHHNMDGIASSATSVLIGYLAAGTNSIRLGAGGVMLPNHAPLVIAEQFGTLATLYPGRIELGLGRAPGADQYTAHALRRSRDGSAEDFPNDVEELQAYLGPRQEGQRVIAMPGTGTNVPIWLLGSSLFSAQLAGMKGLPYAFASHFAPRYLHEAIRIYRNHFRPSAVLDKPYVMLGVPLLAADSDEQAQYLATSAYQRILALVRGQSLVQRKPVASMDGLWLPHERQAVGEFLGLAAIGGPQTVRQRLEQLLEQTEADELIFTCDMYDFADRLHAFDILAELQRG, from the coding sequence ATGAGCCGACTGGCTTCCATCAAGCTCTCCACCCTCGACCTGGCGCCGATCCGCGACGACGGTGACGCCGCTCAGGCCCTGCATAACTCGCTGGCGCTGGCCAAGCATGTCGAACGTCTGGGCTTCGAACGATTCTGGGTGGCCGAACACCACAACATGGACGGCATCGCCAGTTCCGCCACATCCGTACTGATCGGCTACCTGGCCGCCGGTACCAACAGCATCCGCCTCGGCGCGGGCGGCGTGATGCTGCCCAACCATGCGCCACTGGTGATCGCCGAGCAGTTCGGCACCCTGGCTACCCTCTATCCGGGCCGGATCGAACTGGGCCTGGGTCGTGCGCCCGGCGCCGACCAGTACACCGCCCATGCGCTGCGCCGCAGCCGCGATGGCAGCGCCGAAGACTTTCCCAATGACGTCGAAGAGCTACAGGCCTACCTCGGCCCACGCCAGGAAGGTCAGCGGGTGATCGCCATGCCCGGCACAGGTACCAACGTGCCGATCTGGTTGCTCGGCTCCAGCCTGTTCAGCGCGCAGCTCGCCGGCATGAAGGGCCTGCCCTACGCCTTCGCTTCGCATTTCGCTCCGCGCTACCTGCATGAAGCGATCCGCATTTACCGCAACCATTTCCGTCCCTCGGCGGTGCTGGACAAGCCTTACGTGATGCTCGGCGTACCCCTGCTGGCAGCCGACAGCGACGAGCAGGCGCAGTACCTGGCCACCTCCGCCTACCAACGCATTCTTGCCCTGGTACGCGGCCAAAGCCTGGTGCAGCGCAAGCCAGTGGCAAGCATGGACGGCCTGTGGCTGCCGCACGAACGCCAGGCAGTGGGTGAGTTTCTCGGCCTGGCCGCCATCGGTGGGCCGCAGACCGTGCGCCAGCGTCTCGAGCAACTACTCGAGCAGACCGAAGCGGACGAACTGATCTTCACCTGCGACATGTATGACTTCGCCGACCGCCTGCACGCCTTCGATATCCTCGCCGAGCTGCAACGCGGCTAG
- a CDS encoding bifunctional diguanylate cyclase/phosphodiesterase — MGNEQEFQDLLQHIAPDLDELRQRLRFLDWRQVDNERLSRCAQRVERANQYFVDTLYQQLADYPAPAAILGDPAVTERLKRRQADYYRGLWQSPLDGDYVLERLRIGWVHQRTGVDLKWYLGAYRLYLDRLLGELLGSSVASDCFSSLIKKVFFDIGLALDSYGAAQRKALQDSEARYARAMRGANDGLWEWQLEQDQLYLSERWIRMLDLDRDSLSPTSHSWFSRVHGDDLPGLRQAIDSHLRGLTPFLHHEYRIRRQDGSYLWVLVRGVADTGSGGLRRMAGSQSDISQRRAAEEQLHHAARHDPLTGLANRARIGELLQQAVQRQQRPGAREAALLFIDLDRFKLINDSLGHQIGDRVLVEVAERLSHCLRPGDHLARFGGDEFVALLDDLACMTDAERVAQRMLESLHAPLRLQEQTLAVSASIGIAALQESGQPLDPLQAADLALYRAKSAGKAQFARYSNELQQQAQRQLELQNALAQASARGELRLAYQPICQLDGDQPQLIGVEALLRWQHAGHDISPLEFIPCLEESGEILAVGDWVLQQACRQVRTWQQTGQPQLRCSVNLSSRQLQQNDFAARVADILSETGLPPSSLVLEITETQLMEDSAQNLACLRELASLGIQLALDDFGTGYSSLGYLKRFPLHIIKVDKSFIAGAPQDTESLAISRAIIGLGHSLGLAVVAEGVEKQAQLDFLGSEGCHYAQGYWFSRPRSPLELQRLLSGEDCFDGLWCPLGSEKCAPGLQA, encoded by the coding sequence ATGGGCAACGAACAAGAATTCCAGGATCTGCTCCAACATATCGCCCCGGATCTGGATGAGCTACGCCAGCGCCTGCGCTTTCTCGACTGGCGCCAGGTCGACAACGAGCGTTTGTCACGCTGTGCGCAGCGAGTCGAACGCGCCAACCAGTACTTCGTCGACACCCTTTATCAACAGCTCGCGGACTATCCGGCGCCGGCCGCCATCCTCGGCGACCCAGCCGTCACCGAGCGCCTCAAGCGTCGCCAGGCCGACTACTACCGCGGTCTGTGGCAAAGCCCGTTGGACGGGGACTACGTGCTGGAGCGCCTGCGCATTGGCTGGGTGCATCAGCGCACGGGGGTCGACCTGAAGTGGTACCTGGGCGCTTATCGCCTGTACCTGGATCGGCTGCTCGGCGAGCTGCTCGGCTCCTCGGTGGCCAGCGATTGCTTCTCCAGCCTGATCAAGAAGGTGTTCTTCGACATCGGCCTGGCCCTGGACAGTTACGGCGCCGCCCAACGCAAGGCACTACAGGACAGCGAGGCCCGCTATGCCCGTGCCATGCGCGGCGCCAACGACGGGCTGTGGGAATGGCAGTTGGAGCAGGATCAGCTGTACCTCTCCGAGCGCTGGATTCGCATGCTCGATCTCGACCGCGACAGCCTTTCGCCCACCAGCCACAGCTGGTTCAGCCGCGTCCATGGTGATGACCTGCCCGGCCTGCGCCAGGCCATCGACAGCCATCTGCGTGGCCTCACGCCCTTTCTTCATCACGAATACCGCATCCGTCGGCAGGACGGCAGCTACCTGTGGGTACTGGTGCGTGGCGTGGCCGATACCGGCAGCGGCGGCCTGCGGCGCATGGCCGGTTCGCAGAGCGACATCAGCCAGCGACGCGCCGCCGAGGAGCAGTTGCACCACGCCGCGCGCCACGATCCGCTCACCGGCCTGGCCAACCGCGCTCGAATCGGCGAGCTGCTGCAACAAGCCGTACAACGCCAGCAACGTCCGGGGGCTCGTGAGGCAGCCCTGCTGTTCATCGATCTGGATCGTTTCAAGCTGATCAACGATAGCCTCGGCCATCAGATCGGCGATCGCGTACTGGTGGAGGTAGCCGAGCGGCTCAGCCACTGCCTGCGCCCCGGGGATCATCTGGCACGCTTCGGGGGCGACGAGTTCGTCGCCCTGCTCGATGACCTGGCCTGCATGACCGACGCCGAGCGCGTCGCCCAGCGCATGCTCGAGAGCCTGCACGCGCCGCTCAGGCTGCAGGAGCAGACGCTGGCAGTCAGTGCCAGCATCGGCATCGCCGCGTTACAGGAGAGCGGCCAGCCACTCGATCCGCTGCAGGCTGCCGACCTGGCCCTGTATCGGGCCAAGAGTGCGGGCAAGGCCCAATTCGCCCGCTACAGCAACGAATTGCAGCAGCAGGCGCAGCGCCAGCTGGAGTTGCAGAATGCACTGGCCCAAGCCAGTGCACGTGGCGAGCTACGCCTGGCGTACCAACCGATCTGCCAACTCGACGGCGATCAACCACAACTGATCGGCGTGGAGGCGCTACTGCGCTGGCAGCATGCCGGACACGACATCTCGCCGCTGGAGTTCATCCCCTGCCTGGAAGAGTCCGGTGAAATTCTCGCGGTGGGTGACTGGGTGCTGCAGCAGGCCTGCCGCCAGGTACGCACCTGGCAACAGACAGGGCAACCGCAACTGCGTTGCTCGGTCAACCTGTCCAGCCGCCAGCTGCAGCAGAACGACTTCGCCGCGCGGGTCGCCGACATCCTCAGCGAAACAGGCCTGCCGCCTTCCAGCCTGGTGCTGGAAATCACCGAAACCCAGCTCATGGAGGACAGTGCGCAAAACCTGGCCTGCCTGCGCGAGTTGGCCAGCCTCGGCATACAGCTGGCCCTCGACGATTTCGGCACGGGCTACTCCTCGCTCGGCTACCTCAAGCGCTTCCCGCTGCACATCATCAAGGTGGACAAGAGCTTCATCGCCGGCGCCCCGCAGGACACCGAATCACTGGCCATCAGCCGAGCGATCATCGGCCTGGGCCACAGCCTGGGACTGGCCGTGGTGGCCGAGGGCGTCGAGAAGCAGGCGCAACTGGACTTCCTCGGCAGCGAAGGCTGTCATTACGCTCAGGGCTACTGGTTCAGCCGCCCCCGCAGCCCGCTGGAACTGCAACGCCTGCTCAGCGGTGAAGATTGCTTCGATGGCCTCTGGTGCCCGCTGGGTAGCGAAAAGTGCGCGCCAGGCCTACAGGCATGA